CTAATGTCCTAGCGTTTTTCTCTAATACGAGCTGCTTTACCGGTGAGGTTACGCAGATAGTAGAGTTTTGCTCTGCGGACGATACCGCGACGCATGACTTCAATCTTTTCCAAGCGAGGGGAATGTACTGCGAAAGTACGTTCAACGCCGACGTTGTAAGAGATACGTCTTACGGTGAAGTTTTC
The sequence above is drawn from the Azotosporobacter soli genome and encodes:
- the rplS gene encoding 50S ribosomal protein L19 is translated as MNIIQALEQEQLRKDIPDFRPGDTVRVHVKVVEGTRERIQVFEGLVITRKSGGVRENFTVRRISYNVGVERTFAVHSPRLEKIEVMRRGIVRRAKLYYLRNLTGKAARIREKR